From a single Sander vitreus isolate 19-12246 chromosome 4, sanVit1, whole genome shotgun sequence genomic region:
- the prkar2ab gene encoding protein kinase, cAMP-dependent, regulatory, type II, alpha, B, producing MSNVEIPAGLKELLQGYTVEVLRHRPPHLVEFAVQHFTQILQGQRNDQKAKKHSAKPACKGVTFETKSNKPKKDDEEEEEEDTVKSTTSKYNRRVSVCAEAYNPDDDEDDDAEPRVVYPKTDEQRRRLQDVCKDILLFKTLEQEQFSEVLDGMFEVLVKPQEHIIDQGDDGDNFYVIERGVYDICLQKDGVSVCVGKYDNKGSFGELALMYNTPRAATIIATQEGALWGLDRATFHRLIVRNNAKKRRMYEAFIECVPLLKSLELSERMKIVDVLGAHVFKDGERLIMQGEEADCFYIVESGEVKIMIKSKTKACQQDNIEVEVARCSRGQYFGELALVTNKPRAASVYAVGETKCLVIDIQAFERLLGPCMDIMKRNISQYEDQLVALFGSSVDLKH from the exons ATGAGTAATGTGGAGATACCAGCTGGTTTGAAAGAGCTGCTGCAGGGATACACTGTGGAGGTGCTTCGCCACAGGCCGCCACATTTGGTTGAATTTGCGGTGCAGCATTTTACACAAATTCTGCAGGGCCAAAGAAACGACCAAAAAGCCAAGAAACACAGCGCCAAACCTGCATGTAAAGGAGTGACCTTTGAAACAAAGTCAAATAAGCCCAAAaaggatgatgaagaggaggaggaggaagacacTGTTA AGTCCACCACCAGTAAATACAATCGCAGAGTTTCAG TTTGTGCAGAGGCGTACAACCCTGATGACGATGAGGACGACGACGCAGAGCCTCGAGTTGTGTATCCCAAAACGGACGAGCAGCGTCGCAGACTTCAGGATGTGTGCAAAGACATTTTACTGTTTAAAACCCTGGAGCAG GAGCAGTTCTCTGAGGTTTTGGACGGCATGTTCGAAGTGTTGGTCAAACCTCAGGAGCACATCATAGACCAAGGAGACGATGGAGATAATTTCTATGTCATAGAGAG GGGTGTGTATGATATTTGTTTGCAGAAAGAtggagtgagtgtgtgcgtcGGAAAGTATGACAATAAGGGCAGTTTTGGTGAGCTGGCTCTCATGTACAACACGCCGCGGGCTGCCACAATCATTGCAACACAGGAAGGCGCCCTGTGGGGCCTG GATCGAGCCACATTTCACAGACTAATTGTTAGAAATAATgcgaagaagaggaggatgtaTGAGGCCTTCATCGAGTGTGTTCCTCTTCTGAAGTCTCTTGAG CTCTCTGAGAGAATGAAGATTGTAGATGTTTTGGGAGCACATGTGTTCAAAGATGGAGAGCGcttaataatgcag GGGGAGGAGGCCGACTGTTTCTACATTGTGGAATCAGGAGAAGTGAAGATAATGATTAAAAGCAAA ACGAAGGCATGCCAGCAGGATAACATAGAGGTCGAGGTGGCTCGCTGCTCTAGAGGGCAGTATTTTGGGGAGCTGGCACTGGTCACCAACAAACCTCGTGCAGCATCAGTTTACGCTGTGGGAGAAACCAAATGTTTAG TAATTGACATCCAGGCTTTTGAGCGTTTGCTGGGACCCTGTATGGACATCATGAAGAGGAACATTTCCCAGTATGAAGACCAGCTGGTGGCACTTTTTGGCTCCAGTGTAGATTTAAAACACTAG
- the slc25a20 gene encoding mitochondrial carnitine/acylcarnitine carrier protein → MSKQQQQISPMKNFFAGGFGGICLVFAGHPLDTIKVRLQTQPKPKPGESLLYAGTIDCCKKTLAKEGVKGLYRGMAAPIIGVTPMFAVCFFGFGLGKKLQQRTPDDILTYSQLFAAGMLSGVFTTAIMAPGERIKCLLQIQAASGEVKYAGPMDCVKQLYREFGIRGIYKGTALTLMRDVPASGMYFTSYEWLKNLLTPAGKSHSELSIPSVLFAGGMAGIFNWAVAIPADVLKSRFQTAPEGKYPNGFRDVLRELIREEGVGSLYKGFNAVMLRAFPANAACFLGFELAMKFLNWLAPDL, encoded by the exons atgtccaaacagcagcagcagatcagTCCGATGAAGAACTTCTTCGCCGGAGGATTTGGTGGCATTTGTCTCGTCTTCGCAGGACATCCACTCGACACCATTAAG GTGCGTCTACAGACTCAGCCCAAACCCAAACCTGGAGAGAGCCTCCTGTATGCTGGGACCATTGATTGTTGTAAAAAGACCTTAGCCAAAGAG GGTGTTAAAGGGCTCTATAGAGGCATGGCGGCCCCGATCATCGGCGTCACACCcatgtttgctgtgtgtttCTTTGGTTTTGGACTGGGCAAGAAACTACAACAGAGAACCCCTGATGATATTCTTAC GTATTCACAGCTGTTTGCTGCAGGGATGTTGTCCGGTGTGTTCACCACGGCCATCATGGCTCCTGGAGAGCGCATCAAATGCCTCCTGCAG ATCCAGGCAGCGTCAGGAGAGGTGAAGTATGCAGGTCCTATGGACTGTGTCAAACAGCTGTACAGAGAGTTTGGGATCAGAGGAATCTACAAAGGCACCGCTCTGACTCTCATGAGAG ATGTTCCAGCAAGTGGGATGTACTTCACCTCCTACGAGTGGTTGAAGAACCTCCTTACACCAGCAGGAAAAAG CCATAGTGAGCTCAGCATTCCCAGTGTGCTATTTGCTGGGGGGATGGCCGGGATCTTTAACTGGGCGGTCGCAATTCCAGCCGACGTACTCAAGTCTCGTTTCCAAACAG CTCCTGAAGGAAAATATCCCAACGGTTTTCGGGACGTTCTGCGGGAGCTGATCAGAGAGGAGGGTGTGGGCTCTCTGTATAAGGGCTTCAATGCTGTCATGCTTAGAGCTTTCCCTGCAAACGCA GCTTGTTTCTTAGGATTTGAGCTCGCAATGAAGTTCCTGAACTGGTTAGCACCTGACCTGTGA
- the LOC144516242 gene encoding rab GDP dissociation inhibitor beta isoform X2 yields MEEYDIIVLGTGLKECILSGLMSQSGKRVLHIDKNPHSGGESASISPLEELYKTFKVPGSAKSIGHGKEWNIDLIPKFFLSNDLMGMFDKRRFRKLLLFALNFDVRKPRTYQDVDPNKMTTRDLFCRFDLGLDVMEFTGHAIALHSSEGYLDQPCGETIRRIRLYSESLSRHNTSPYLYPVYGLRELPQGFARLSAEYGGTFLLNRAVDELVMDNGKVKAVKSEGKLFHCKQLICDPSYVPNQVRKVGRVIRVICLLNHPVKNTHEANSCQIIIPQTQINRKSDIYISVVSYAHNVASDGMYIATVSTTAETSDPEKEVQPGLELLEPIMQKFVKVSKVLVPKEDGKKSQIFVSCSYDAVNHFDADCEDIKDMYRRITGAELCFGGSERHQSLNSDDD; encoded by the exons ATGGAGGAATATGATATTATTGTGCTTGGAACTGGACTTAAG GAATGTATCCTTTCTGGTTTAATGTCTCAAAGTGGGAAAAGGGTTCTTCACATTGACAAGAATCCTCACTCTGGAGGAGAGAGTGCATCCATTTCTCCCCTTGAAGAG CTGTACAAGACGTTTAAGGTTCCAGGTTCTGCCAAGTCTATAGGCCATGGAAAAGAGTGGAACATCGACCTTATCCCTAAATTTTTTCTTTCTAATG ATCTGATGGGCATGTTTGACAAGAGAAGGTTCAGGAAGCTGCTGCTCTTTGCTCTGAACTTTGACGTGAGGAAACCTCGGACCTACCAGGACGTGGATCCTAACAAAATGACCACGCGGGACCTCTTCTGCCGCTTTGACCTGGGACTAGATGTCATGGAGTTCACAGGTCATGCCATAGCTTTACACAGCAGTGAGGG TTACCTGGACCAGCCGTGTGGGGAAACCATCAGACGGATCAGGCTGTACTCTGAGTCTCTGTCCCGCCACAACACCAGTCCATACCTCTACCCTGTGTATGGGCTGCGTGAGCTACCACAGGGATTTGCCAG ACTGAGTGCAGAGTACGGAGGAACTTTCCTCTTGAACAGAGCAGTGGATGAGCTTGTGATGGACAACGGCAAAGTGAAAGCTGTAAAATCTGAGGGGAAG CTTTTTCACTGTAAACAGCTCATCTGCGACCCCAGCTACGTTCCTAATCAAGTGAGGAAAGTGGGGCGTGTGATAAGAGTCATCTGTTTATTAAATCACCCAGTTAAAAACACCCACGAGGCCAACTCCTGTCAAATCATCATCCctcaaacacaaatcaacaggaAATCTG ACATTTACATATCCGTAGTGTCCTATGCCCACAATGTGGCCTCAGACGGGATGTACATTGCCACAGTGAGCACGACTGCAGAAACCAGCGACCCAGAGAAAGAAGTTCAGCCAGGCCTGGAGCTTCTCGAGCCCATCATGCAAAA ATTTGTTAAAGTCAGCAAAGTGTTGGTTCCCAAAGAAGATGGAAAAAAGAGTCAG ATATTTGTGTCATGCTCATATGATGCCGTGAACCACTTTGATGCTGACTGTGAGGACATCAAAGACATGTACCGCCGGATCACAGGAGCAGAGCTCTGCTTCGGAGGATCAGAGAGACACCAGTCTCTCAACTCTGATGATGACTGA
- the ndufaf3 gene encoding NADH dehydrogenase [ubiquinone] 1 alpha subcomplex assembly factor 3, whose product MNNVNMAALVCARVLLQRSTQGFLFSSRAVPAFSSPFLSRAHKLGPSDDEMYQRTSVSVMQKEPGSGVMIHSYSSRGFNIDGNKVIGPCAVLPPAILQWKVGSHKDITEESVSLFHMLEPRIEILVLGTGARVERINPSVLALLKRKGIAVEVQDTPNACATFNFLTNERRVAAAGLIPPPVSTELEVRQE is encoded by the exons ATGAACAACGTTAACATGGCCGCACTGGTGTGTGCTAGAGTCCTTCTTCAGAGATCAACACAGGGctttctcttctcctccagGGCAGTACCCGCTTTCTCAAG CCCATTTCTGTCTCGTGCACATAAATTGGGTCCCAGCGATGATGAAATGTATCAGCGTACCTCAGTGTCCGTCATGCAGAAGGAGCCGGGCAGCGGGGTCATGATCCACAGCTACAGTTCCAGAGGATTCAACATTGACGGCAACAAGGTGATTGGGCCCTGTGCTGTGCTGCCTCCTGCTATCCTCCAGTGGAAG gttgGCAGTCATAAAGACATCACAGAAGAAAGTGTCTCACTTTTTCACATGCTTGAACCAAGAATAG AGATTCTTGTGCTGGGCACAGGTGCACGTGTTGAACGAATTAACCCCTCAGTCCTCGCTCTACTCAAACGTAAAGGCATTGCTGTGGAGGTGCAAGACACG CCAAATGCATGTGCAACCTTCAACTTCCTGACCAATGAGCGAAGAGTGGCAGCCGCTGGTCTGATCCCTCCGCCCGTCAGCACGGAGCTGGAAGTGAGACAGGAATAA
- the nckipsd gene encoding NCK-interacting protein with SH3 domain produces MYRSLYAFRSAEPNSLHFAAGEGFLILERSNKHWWLGSRCSSGETGYIPSSYIEKIQAPEQDDVLQSIDRAIEGIHNVALKNGGKYNLEQRDVLQKLIHHRKETLARRSSSLSSGHKQGLPSSSSEISLSQTPPPPNGLNRDYGRQGSVPLSGSVDNIQAEQGFYQVPPQPRRAAPITPPPPEKQRNSRRPVEPEVPSRVSSLPPSPALSLSISTTSLESGSSHSPVSSDVSLPSVSSTPPPPVPSRVKLTALPSDVLPSDSAPQPAPAKKSPAPQPPPSQPTVEEQPESEWPVAPPSIAESPPGSPTTPEPVPTTIGGELIELVRKNTGLSYELSRVAVGVVVGHLQTALPQASSDLEQVLLSLVERKDLSAALPQGQVCHDEQRLEVIFSDLAHHRDDSQQRSWALHEDHALIACYLEELLKILTDADPEVCKRMCKANHYENVLSLVSYYQMEHRVSLRLLLLKVFGAMCSLDASLISTLVNSILPMELARDLQTDTQEHQKMCYTALVLTMIFSMGEQVPYHHYEHLNADFVQFLLGVVEDGLPSDPTEQLPDIFLNLLLAFNLHHTAPGSNVIMQELKKKNVKILSEKMLLLLNRGDDPVCMFKHAPPAPHSVLKFLQDVFASRETADIFYRTDMMVMIDIAVRQISDLSPGDKLRMEYLSLMHSIIRSTDYLEHQHRLSDLQGVLQRILREEEDPGEDEGSATVKQMDKLIVQQIYKEFPQICQNQD; encoded by the exons ATGTACCGGTCTCTGTACGCCTTCCGATCCGCGGAGCCCAACTCGCTGCACTTCGCGGCCGGAGAAGGCTTCTTAATCCTGGAGAGGAGCAACAAACACTGGTGGCTGGGGTCCCGCTGCAGCTCGGGGGAAACCGGCTACATCCCATCATCATACATCGAAAAAATACAG GCTCCAGAGCAGGATGATGTGTTGCAGTCTATTGACAGAGCAATCGAAGGAATCCACAATGTGGCCTTAAAAAATGGAGGCAAATACAATCTGGAACAGAGAGACGTTCTACA AAAGTTGATCCATCACAGAAAGGAGACGCTTGCACGACGAAGTTCCTCGTTGTCCTCCGGTCACAAACAAGGCCTCCCATCTTCCAGCAGCGAAATATCTCTCAGTCAAACTCCTCCTCCACCCAATGGCCTTAACCGAGACTACGGACGACAGGGGAGCGTGCCGCTATCAGGAAGCGTGGACAATATACAGGCAGAACAGGGCTTTTATCAG GTGCCTCCTCAACCTAGACGTGCGGCTCCGATCACCCCACCTCCCCCTGAGAAACAGCGAAACAGCCGGCGTCCAG TCGAGCCGGAGGTCCCCTCCAGAGtgtcctctctccctccgtcccctgctctctcgctctcgaTCAGCACCACCTCTTTAGAGTCTGGCTCCTCCCACTCACCGGTCtcctctgatgtcagcttgccAAGTGTTTCCagcaccccccctcctcctgtgCCTTCCCGTGTGAAGCTCACTGCACTGCCTTCAGACGTGCTTCCCTCTGACTCTGCTCCTCAGCCAGCTCCTGCAAAGAAGAGCCCGGCTCCACAGCCTCCTCCTTCACAGCCCACTGTGGAGGAGCAGCCGGAAAGTGAATGGCCTGTTGCCCCCCCGTCTATCGCTGAAAGCCCTCCTGGCAGCCCCACTACCCCTGAGCCAGTTCCCACAACTATCGGGGGCGAACTGATCGAGTTGGTACGGAAGAACACAGGCTTGAGTTACGAGCTATCGCGGGTCGCTGTTGGCGTGGTGGTTGGCCATCTGCAGACGGCCTTGCCTCAAGCCTCCTCTGATTTGGAGCAAGTTCTCCTCTCGCTGGTGGAGAGGAAG gATTTGAGTGCAGCGCTGCCGCAGGGTCAGGTGTGTCACGATGAACAGAGGCTGGAGGTGATCTTCAGCGACCTCGCCCATCACCGGGACGATTCTCAGCAGCGTAGCTGGGCGCTTCATGAGGACCACGCTCTCATCGCCTGCTACCTCGAGGAGCTGCTGAAGATACTG ACTGATGCAGATCCAGAGGTGTGTAAGAGGATGTGCAAAGCCAACCACTATGAGAATGTGCTGTCTCTGGTTTCATATTATCAGATG GAGCATCGTGTGTCTttgcggctgctgctgctcaaaGTGTTTGGGGCGATGTGCAGCCTGGAtgcttctctcatctccacCCTCGTCAACTCCATCCTCCCGATGGAGCTGGCCAGGGACttacagactgacacacaaG AGCACCAGAAGATGTGTTACACAGCTTTGGTACTTACTATGATCTTCTCAATGGGCGAACAGGTGCCATATCATCACTACG AACACTTGAATGCTGACTTTGTTCAGTTTCTGCTGGGTGTGGTGGAGGACGGGCTTCCCTCTGATCCCACAGAGCAGCTGCCTGACATCTTCCTGAACCTCCTGCTGGCCTTCAACCTGCACCACACAG CACCCGGCAGCAATGTGATCATGCAGGagctgaagaagaaaaatgtcaaGATCCTGTCAGAGaaaatgctgctgcttctgAACAGAGGCG ACGACcctgtgtgtatgttcaaacaTGCCCCGCCTGCACCGCACTCAGTGCTCAAGTTTCTGCAGGATGTTTTCGCCAGCCGAGAGACCGCTGACATCTTCTACCGCACTGACATGATGGTGATGATTGACATCGCCGTTCGACAAATATCTGACCTTTCACCTGGAGACAAG CTGAGGATGGAGTATCTCTCCCTCATGCACTCCATAATACGCTCGACGGACTACCTCGAGCACCAGCACCGCCTGTCTGACCTGCAGGGGGTGCTGCAGAGGATTCTCAGGGAGGAGGAAGATCCAGGAGAGGATGAAGGGAGCGCTACAGTGAAACAGATGGATAAGCTAATTGTACAGCAGATCTACAAGGAGTTCCCACAGATCTGTCAGAACCAGGACTAA
- the LOC144516242 gene encoding rab GDP dissociation inhibitor beta isoform X1: protein MEEYDIIVLGTGLKECILSGLMSQSGKRVLHIDKNPHSGGESASISPLEELYKTFKVPGSAKSIGHGKEWNIDLIPKFFLSNGELVKILVHTEVTRYMDFKVVEGSYVYKAGKVHKVPCTEEEAHASDLMGMFDKRRFRKLLLFALNFDVRKPRTYQDVDPNKMTTRDLFCRFDLGLDVMEFTGHAIALHSSEGYLDQPCGETIRRIRLYSESLSRHNTSPYLYPVYGLRELPQGFARLSAEYGGTFLLNRAVDELVMDNGKVKAVKSEGKLFHCKQLICDPSYVPNQVRKVGRVIRVICLLNHPVKNTHEANSCQIIIPQTQINRKSDIYISVVSYAHNVASDGMYIATVSTTAETSDPEKEVQPGLELLEPIMQKFVKVSKVLVPKEDGKKSQIFVSCSYDAVNHFDADCEDIKDMYRRITGAELCFGGSERHQSLNSDDD, encoded by the exons ATGGAGGAATATGATATTATTGTGCTTGGAACTGGACTTAAG GAATGTATCCTTTCTGGTTTAATGTCTCAAAGTGGGAAAAGGGTTCTTCACATTGACAAGAATCCTCACTCTGGAGGAGAGAGTGCATCCATTTCTCCCCTTGAAGAG CTGTACAAGACGTTTAAGGTTCCAGGTTCTGCCAAGTCTATAGGCCATGGAAAAGAGTGGAACATCGACCTTATCCCTAAATTTTTTCTTTCTAATG gtgagctggtcaaaatcttaGTGCACACTGAGGTTACTCGGTATATGGACTTCAAAGTCGTTGAAGGCAGCTATGTATACAAAGCAGGCAAAGTGCACAAAGTCCCctgcacagaggaagaagctcATGCTTCAG ATCTGATGGGCATGTTTGACAAGAGAAGGTTCAGGAAGCTGCTGCTCTTTGCTCTGAACTTTGACGTGAGGAAACCTCGGACCTACCAGGACGTGGATCCTAACAAAATGACCACGCGGGACCTCTTCTGCCGCTTTGACCTGGGACTAGATGTCATGGAGTTCACAGGTCATGCCATAGCTTTACACAGCAGTGAGGG TTACCTGGACCAGCCGTGTGGGGAAACCATCAGACGGATCAGGCTGTACTCTGAGTCTCTGTCCCGCCACAACACCAGTCCATACCTCTACCCTGTGTATGGGCTGCGTGAGCTACCACAGGGATTTGCCAG ACTGAGTGCAGAGTACGGAGGAACTTTCCTCTTGAACAGAGCAGTGGATGAGCTTGTGATGGACAACGGCAAAGTGAAAGCTGTAAAATCTGAGGGGAAG CTTTTTCACTGTAAACAGCTCATCTGCGACCCCAGCTACGTTCCTAATCAAGTGAGGAAAGTGGGGCGTGTGATAAGAGTCATCTGTTTATTAAATCACCCAGTTAAAAACACCCACGAGGCCAACTCCTGTCAAATCATCATCCctcaaacacaaatcaacaggaAATCTG ACATTTACATATCCGTAGTGTCCTATGCCCACAATGTGGCCTCAGACGGGATGTACATTGCCACAGTGAGCACGACTGCAGAAACCAGCGACCCAGAGAAAGAAGTTCAGCCAGGCCTGGAGCTTCTCGAGCCCATCATGCAAAA ATTTGTTAAAGTCAGCAAAGTGTTGGTTCCCAAAGAAGATGGAAAAAAGAGTCAG ATATTTGTGTCATGCTCATATGATGCCGTGAACCACTTTGATGCTGACTGTGAGGACATCAAAGACATGTACCGCCGGATCACAGGAGCAGAGCTCTGCTTCGGAGGATCAGAGAGACACCAGTCTCTCAACTCTGATGATGACTGA